Proteins encoded within one genomic window of Halocatena marina:
- a CDS encoding signal recognition particle protein Srp54: MVLDNLGSSLRGTLSKLQGKSRLSEEDVQEVVKEIQRSLLQADVDVALVMDLSDSIKQRALDEDPPAGTSARDHVLRIVYEEMTDLIGESTKLPLEPQTILLAGLQGSGKTTSAAKMAWWFSKKGLRPAVIQTDTFRPGAYDQAKQMCERAEVEFYGDPDADDPVEIAREGLEQTSERDVHIVDTAGRHALEEDLISEIEEINTVVDPDTSLLVLDAAIGQGAKDQAREFENSIGINGVVITKLDGTAKGGGALAAVNETDSTIAFLGTGETVQDIERFEPSGFISRLLGMGDLKQLSERVERAMRETQAEDDDWEPEDVMKGQFTLNDMRKQMQAMNRMGPLDQVIDMIPGFGGSIRDQLPDDAMDVTQDRLRDFEVVMDSMTDDELENPRSVGAERVQRIARGSGKSEDRVRELLEQHQMMERMLKQFQGMGDSDMQRMMKKMENQGGGLGGMGPF, translated from the coding sequence ATGGTACTCGATAATCTCGGAAGCTCGCTCCGAGGGACGCTCTCTAAACTTCAAGGGAAGTCCCGACTGAGCGAGGAAGATGTTCAAGAAGTCGTCAAAGAGATCCAGCGTTCACTTCTGCAAGCTGACGTCGACGTGGCTCTCGTGATGGATCTCTCGGACTCGATCAAACAGCGGGCGCTGGACGAGGATCCACCAGCCGGGACAAGCGCCCGCGATCACGTCCTCCGTATCGTCTACGAGGAGATGACCGATCTCATCGGCGAGAGCACTAAGCTACCGCTCGAACCACAAACCATTCTTCTCGCGGGGTTACAGGGTTCAGGGAAGACGACATCTGCCGCGAAGATGGCGTGGTGGTTCTCGAAGAAGGGACTTCGACCGGCAGTCATCCAGACGGATACATTCCGTCCTGGCGCGTACGATCAGGCCAAACAGATGTGCGAGCGCGCAGAGGTCGAGTTCTACGGCGATCCAGATGCGGACGATCCTGTCGAAATCGCCCGAGAGGGGTTGGAACAGACGAGTGAACGAGACGTCCACATCGTCGATACGGCGGGGCGCCACGCGCTCGAAGAGGATCTCATCAGCGAGATCGAAGAGATCAACACCGTCGTCGATCCCGATACGAGCCTGCTCGTTCTCGACGCGGCTATCGGTCAAGGTGCGAAAGACCAAGCCCGAGAATTCGAGAACTCGATCGGCATCAACGGTGTCGTCATTACGAAGCTCGACGGGACAGCCAAAGGTGGTGGTGCTCTCGCGGCGGTGAACGAAACCGATTCGACGATCGCATTCCTCGGAACGGGAGAAACCGTACAAGACATCGAACGCTTCGAGCCAAGCGGATTCATCTCGCGGCTGCTCGGAATGGGTGATCTGAAGCAGCTCTCCGAACGGGTCGAGCGCGCGATGCGGGAAACGCAGGCTGAGGACGACGACTGGGAGCCCGAAGACGTGATGAAGGGCCAATTTACCCTAAACGACATGCGAAAGCAGATGCAGGCAATGAACCGGATGGGCCCGCTCGATCAAGTGATCGATATGATTCCGGGATTCGGTGGCAGTATTCGTGATCAGCTCCCCGATGATGCGATGGATGTCACTCAAGATCGACTCCGAGACTTCGAAGTCGTAATGGATTCGATGACCGATGATGAACTCGAAAATCCACGATCGGTCGGGGCTGAACGCGTCCAGCGCATCGCACGCGGGTCGGGTAAGTCAGAAGATCGCGTCCGCGAACTGCTCGAACAACATCAGATGATGGAACGTATGCTCAAACAGTTCCAAGGGATGGGCGACAGTGACATGCAGCGTATGATGAAGAAGATGGAGAATCAAGGTGGCGGACTCGGCGGAATGGGACCGTTCTGA
- a CDS encoding S9 family peptidase gives MQTVKAKEYHEIVQVSDPQLSPDGETVAFVRKEPVEDEYETTVYVVSVDGDRMRQFTAKEGIDANPRWSPNGDHLAFTSIRGDSDTSQLWVLPVDGGEARQLTDVVGGVETFVWSPDGNRIAFTQNSIDDEREVGLDRDTSVNKEYNREPPDPKVIDRMVYRAQEQYFDGTRSHVYTVELENELVMRHTAGNYDFVAPEFGDATTLYYAVCRDTPTDDSTRYDIDSVDLESGEVETITQTTSWAPSIAATEDGYLAYPRTPEPRASMQQTDVEVCDPTGEQTVITADLDRTVEPQSIQWAGDDLYFLTPDTGNVVLRRAVLEATNDPERDLETDSSIVVKDGELTGVSVEGDTIAFIKSEWDHPGDVFALVDGDVRRLTTVNADYLDSHHIGQPEAIWFENDGREIQGWLLTPPEADIDRSEQYPLVVEIHGGPHGMWSTSGTMWHEFQTLAARGYAVFWCNPRGSVGYGDSFATAIERDWGQVTMNDVLAGTDRVAEREYIDTDNQFVTGGSFGGYMTAWIVAHTDRFSGAVAQRGVYDLASFYGSTDAFKLIEGDFDALPWEDSEFLWKHSPAAHATHVETPTLIIHSDNDFRVPVNNAELLHLFYRKLGVETRLVRYPREGHELSRSGEPNHIVDRLERIVRWFDGYSDYHDVPKALERGSDGLSNDNRGERRGNERPV, from the coding sequence ATGCAGACTGTCAAAGCAAAGGAGTACCACGAAATCGTACAGGTGAGCGATCCACAACTCTCACCTGACGGAGAAACCGTTGCGTTCGTCCGCAAAGAACCAGTCGAAGATGAGTACGAAACGACGGTGTACGTCGTCTCGGTTGATGGCGATCGGATGCGACAATTCACCGCAAAAGAGGGAATCGACGCGAATCCACGCTGGAGTCCGAATGGTGATCACCTCGCGTTCACGAGCATCCGTGGGGATTCAGATACCTCGCAGTTATGGGTACTGCCGGTCGATGGCGGAGAAGCTCGACAACTGACTGACGTAGTCGGTGGGGTCGAAACGTTCGTTTGGTCTCCCGATGGTAATCGTATTGCATTCACACAGAATTCGATTGATGATGAACGCGAAGTGGGCCTCGACCGTGATACGAGCGTCAACAAGGAGTACAATCGAGAGCCACCGGATCCGAAGGTTATCGATCGGATGGTCTACCGCGCACAGGAGCAGTATTTCGATGGGACGCGAAGCCATGTGTACACAGTTGAGCTGGAAAACGAGCTTGTGATGCGTCACACTGCTGGTAACTATGATTTCGTAGCGCCGGAGTTCGGAGATGCAACGACGCTCTATTACGCCGTCTGCCGAGACACACCGACTGATGATAGCACCCGGTATGATATTGATTCAGTTGATCTCGAATCGGGCGAGGTCGAGACGATCACGCAGACGACGAGCTGGGCACCCTCGATCGCCGCGACCGAAGATGGTTATCTCGCGTATCCACGCACACCCGAGCCGAGGGCCTCAATGCAACAGACGGACGTAGAGGTGTGTGATCCGACTGGTGAACAGACAGTAATTACGGCGGATCTCGACCGAACCGTCGAGCCACAGAGCATTCAGTGGGCAGGTGATGACCTCTACTTCCTCACACCTGATACGGGAAACGTCGTCCTTCGGCGGGCAGTACTCGAAGCTACAAACGATCCGGAGCGAGATCTTGAGACCGATAGTTCGATCGTCGTGAAGGATGGTGAACTCACCGGTGTGTCTGTCGAAGGTGATACGATTGCGTTCATCAAAAGCGAGTGGGATCATCCGGGAGACGTGTTCGCGCTCGTCGACGGTGACGTTCGGCGTCTCACAACCGTCAACGCAGACTATCTCGACAGTCACCACATCGGGCAGCCAGAAGCGATATGGTTCGAAAACGATGGACGCGAGATTCAGGGATGGCTGCTCACACCGCCCGAAGCCGACATCGATCGATCAGAACAGTATCCACTAGTGGTCGAGATACACGGCGGCCCGCACGGGATGTGGTCGACAAGTGGAACGATGTGGCATGAGTTCCAGACGCTCGCCGCGCGAGGGTATGCTGTCTTCTGGTGCAATCCGCGCGGGTCGGTCGGTTACGGCGATTCATTTGCGACAGCAATCGAGCGAGACTGGGGACAGGTGACCATGAACGACGTGCTAGCTGGCACAGACAGAGTAGCCGAGAGAGAATACATCGATACAGACAATCAGTTCGTCACCGGCGGGAGCTTCGGCGGCTACATGACGGCGTGGATCGTCGCTCATACGGACCGCTTCTCGGGAGCCGTCGCCCAGCGCGGCGTCTACGATCTCGCATCTTTTTACGGGTCAACAGATGCGTTCAAGCTCATTGAAGGAGATTTCGATGCACTGCCTTGGGAGGACAGCGAATTCCTCTGGAAGCATTCACCCGCCGCGCACGCGACACACGTTGAGACACCAACGCTCATTATCCACAGTGACAACGACTTTCGCGTCCCAGTCAACAACGCCGAACTACTTCATCTGTTCTACCGAAAATTGGGCGTCGAAACGCGCCTTGTTCGGTACCCACGCGAGGGACACGAGCTGTCTCGGAGCGGTGAGCCGAATCACATCGTCGACCGTCTCGAACGCATTGTTCGCTGGTTTGATGGCTACTCGGACTATCACGACGTGCCGAAAGCACTAGAACGAGGAAGCGACGGACTCTCGAACGATAACAGAGGAGAAAGGCGGGGTAACGAGCGGCCGGTGTGA
- the ftsY gene encoding signal recognition particle-docking protein FtsY, whose amino-acid sequence MFDGLKKTLGRFKDDVEEQAEEVDAEEVDAEEVDQLDADDLAAEGPVGSDGETDVDAQTDSDESVVETESGQSGEGEEREIEVGFGKRAKAFATGGIIIQPEHLDGPLENLELALLSSDVEMGVAEEILSGIRENLEGTIRAQVQSTGMVVEEALKEALVDVISVGQFDFDEYVAAAEKPLVIVFTGVNGVGKTTSIAKLARYFEAQGHSTVLANGDTYRAGANEQLREHAEALDKRLISHEQGGDPTAVIYDAVEYAEANNVDIVLGDTAGRLHTSNDLMAQLEKIDRVVEPDMTLFVDEAVAGQDAVQRASEFNAAAEIDGAILTKADADQQGGAAISIAHVTGKPILFLGVGQGYDDIEPFDPEVIVSHLLGEEAES is encoded by the coding sequence ATGTTCGACGGATTGAAAAAAACCCTCGGGCGATTCAAAGACGACGTCGAGGAACAAGCTGAGGAGGTCGACGCCGAAGAGGTCGACGCCGAAGAGGTCGATCAGCTTGATGCCGATGACCTCGCCGCCGAGGGCCCTGTCGGATCGGACGGGGAAACTGACGTCGATGCCCAGACAGACAGCGATGAATCTGTCGTGGAGACTGAGTCAGGGCAATCGGGCGAGGGGGAAGAGCGTGAGATCGAGGTCGGTTTCGGAAAGCGCGCTAAAGCGTTTGCCACCGGTGGAATCATCATTCAGCCAGAACATCTCGATGGACCACTCGAAAATCTCGAACTCGCGCTGCTTTCGAGCGACGTGGAGATGGGTGTTGCAGAGGAGATTTTGTCTGGCATCCGTGAAAACCTCGAAGGGACGATTCGAGCGCAGGTGCAATCGACTGGAATGGTCGTCGAGGAAGCGCTCAAAGAGGCGTTGGTCGATGTCATCAGCGTCGGACAGTTTGACTTCGATGAGTACGTCGCGGCAGCCGAGAAGCCGCTTGTTATCGTTTTTACTGGCGTCAACGGTGTCGGTAAGACGACGAGCATAGCGAAGCTTGCCCGTTATTTTGAAGCACAAGGTCATTCGACCGTGCTTGCCAACGGCGATACGTACCGCGCAGGAGCGAACGAGCAGCTCCGCGAGCACGCTGAGGCACTCGATAAACGGCTCATTAGCCACGAGCAAGGCGGCGACCCGACAGCAGTCATTTACGACGCGGTTGAGTACGCCGAGGCGAACAACGTGGATATCGTGCTCGGTGATACTGCCGGTCGATTACACACGAGTAACGACTTGATGGCACAACTCGAAAAGATCGATCGGGTTGTCGAACCCGATATGACGCTCTTTGTGGACGAGGCTGTTGCGGGGCAGGATGCGGTGCAACGCGCAAGCGAATTCAACGCGGCCGCAGAGATCGACGGCGCGATACTCACAAAAGCAGACGCCGACCAACAAGGCGGTGCGGCTATTTCGATCGCACACGTCACCGGGAAGCCGATCCTCTTTCTCGGTGTCGGGCAGGGATACGACGACATCGAACCGTTTGATCCGGAAGTCATCGTCAGCCACCTGCTCGGAGAAGAAGCCGAATCCTGA
- the pfdA gene encoding prefoldin subunit alpha yields the protein MSVSGDNGMRQLQEQLDAIESEVSSLQQEVEGLRSEKGEADEAINAIDRLESDDIVQVPLGGDAYVRAEIQDVDEIIVALGGGYAAERDKDGAVESLKHKKETLDDQISTLQEEISELEEEQAEIEQRAQQMQQQQLQQLQQQMQQQQGGTDDE from the coding sequence ATGAGTGTCTCCGGCGACAACGGTATGCGCCAGTTGCAAGAACAGCTTGACGCCATCGAGTCTGAAGTATCATCCTTACAGCAAGAGGTCGAAGGGCTGCGAAGCGAGAAAGGCGAGGCAGACGAAGCGATCAACGCGATTGATCGGCTCGAAAGCGACGATATCGTGCAAGTACCACTCGGTGGCGACGCGTACGTCCGTGCTGAGATACAGGACGTCGACGAAATTATCGTCGCACTTGGTGGCGGATACGCAGCCGAACGCGACAAGGATGGAGCCGTCGAGAGTCTCAAACACAAAAAGGAGACGCTCGATGACCAGATTTCGACGCTACAAGAAGAGATCAGTGAACTCGAAGAGGAGCAAGCAGAGATCGAACAGCGTGCACAGCAGATGCAACAACAACAGCTCCAACAGCTCCAACAGCAGATGCAACAGCAGCAAGGCGGGACAGACGACGAGTAG
- the rpl18a gene encoding 50S ribosomal protein L18Ae gives MSEFTVSGRFQTRGGWQPFERTVTAANESVAIEHTYAEFGSRHGLKRTQVDVEGVDQ, from the coding sequence ATGAGCGAATTTACTGTTAGTGGCCGCTTCCAGACACGAGGGGGATGGCAACCGTTCGAGCGAACCGTTACCGCTGCGAACGAATCAGTTGCAATCGAGCACACGTACGCCGAATTCGGTTCTCGACACGGTCTCAAACGTACGCAGGTAGACGTTGAGGGGGTCGACCAATGA
- a CDS encoding translation initiation factor IF-6, with the protein MLRASLSGSSYVGVFAVATDDCLLIRPGVDEDLRSSFASELQVPAITTTVGGSGTVGALATGNENGLLVSNRIRDNELEHIREVADRPVTELPGNINAAGNVVLANDYGAYVHADLSRTAVRAVTEALDVPVERGELAGVRTVGTAAVATNVGVLCHPKAADGELDFLEELLDVRADIGTINYGAPLVGSGLIANANGYVAGQDSTGPELGRIEDALGYID; encoded by the coding sequence GTGCTTCGAGCGAGCCTCTCGGGTTCTTCGTACGTCGGCGTTTTCGCAGTTGCCACCGATGACTGTCTACTCATTCGTCCCGGTGTCGACGAAGATCTCCGTTCGTCGTTCGCCTCGGAGCTTCAGGTGCCGGCAATCACGACGACTGTCGGCGGATCGGGCACCGTCGGTGCGCTCGCTACGGGCAACGAGAACGGTCTTCTCGTGAGCAACCGCATCCGCGACAACGAACTAGAGCACATCCGCGAAGTCGCAGATCGGCCGGTGACCGAACTCCCCGGAAACATCAACGCCGCAGGTAATGTTGTTCTCGCCAACGACTACGGGGCGTATGTCCACGCTGACCTGTCCCGTACTGCCGTTCGAGCGGTGACTGAAGCGCTCGATGTCCCTGTCGAACGGGGCGAACTCGCTGGCGTTCGGACTGTCGGCACGGCAGCCGTAGCGACGAACGTGGGTGTACTCTGTCACCCAAAGGCGGCTGATGGCGAACTCGACTTCTTAGAAGAGCTACTTGACGTGCGCGCCGATATCGGCACAATCAACTACGGTGCACCATTGGTCGGCTCGGGACTGATAGCGAACGCCAACGGATACGTCGCTGGGCAAGACTCGACCGGCCCCGAGCTCGGACGCATCGAAGATGCGCTTGGCTATATCGACTAG
- a CDS encoding 50S ribosomal protein L31e — protein MSASDFEERVITVPLRDVLAEAKHKRADKAMSIVRAHLAKQFSVDESEVRLDPSINEEVWSRGRKKPPRKLRVRAARFEEEGERIVEAETA, from the coding sequence ATGAGTGCGAGTGATTTCGAAGAACGAGTCATCACAGTTCCGCTCCGTGACGTGCTTGCTGAGGCAAAGCACAAGCGAGCCGATAAAGCGATGAGTATTGTCCGTGCTCACCTCGCGAAACAGTTCTCGGTCGACGAGAGCGAAGTCCGACTCGATCCGTCGATCAACGAGGAGGTGTGGTCCCGTGGACGCAAGAAACCACCCCGGAAGCTTCGTGTTCGCGCCGCCCGCTTCGAGGAGGAGGGCGAGCGAATTGTCGAGGCTGAAACCGCCTGA
- a CDS encoding 50S ribosomal protein L39e, with product MGKKSKSKKKRLAKLERQNTRVPSWVMMKTDRDVMQNPKRRNWRRGDTDE from the coding sequence ATGGGTAAGAAGTCGAAGTCCAAGAAGAAGCGGCTGGCGAAGTTAGAGCGCCAGAACACGCGCGTCCCATCATGGGTCATGATGAAAACCGACCGTGATGTCATGCAGAATCCGAAGCGTCGCAACTGGCGGCGAGGAGACACGGACGAGTAA
- a CDS encoding MFS transporter has translation MFGAPSDSALIRRYYLYRATLSVGFITPIFTLFLLRSLTFTQVGMLSALYSVLSVVGEIPTGYVGDRLGRRASLLLSVAFTVGSLTGFVVSEGFLPYAVLYVLWALALTFRSGSMDAWLYDMLDQRLNTERFSHVRGKGDAVQNWTAAISMVAGGLLYGIEPTYPFIGAVVFNSLGFVSLLSLPKNRQYDGRSEDEPDRIDPREASRVIRDQLMRPPLRSLVLYCGLFYAIMGVGHTYVQPMAIETLTPYATSVGVQLPADTTSATATARSGEAGAAVALGLGLLYAVLTAISSAGGYYAGAVEDRIGVRRTVLLVPTVTAVILVVPTQLAVLALPMFAVMRTSVPLVQPIANGYINDHVEEVGRATLLSAVSMFYMTLRTPLALGAGLVADASTATTAIAMLGGVFLVIGGAVWLLGEVAPESRATIGEQSGPPVS, from the coding sequence ATGTTCGGCGCTCCATCCGATAGCGCATTGATTCGCCGGTACTATCTCTATCGTGCTACACTGTCGGTCGGGTTCATCACTCCCATCTTTACTTTGTTTCTCCTGCGTTCGCTGACGTTTACGCAAGTCGGGATGTTATCTGCGCTGTATTCGGTGCTATCAGTCGTCGGTGAGATACCGACAGGGTACGTCGGTGACCGACTCGGCCGACGGGCGAGTCTCCTGCTCAGTGTGGCGTTCACTGTCGGATCGCTAACGGGATTTGTCGTCAGCGAGGGATTCCTCCCGTACGCCGTCCTGTACGTGCTGTGGGCGCTTGCCCTGACGTTTCGCTCGGGAAGCATGGACGCGTGGTTGTACGATATGCTCGATCAACGGCTCAACACCGAACGATTCAGTCACGTCCGAGGGAAAGGTGACGCAGTACAAAACTGGACGGCAGCGATATCGATGGTAGCAGGTGGTCTCCTGTACGGAATAGAACCAACGTACCCGTTCATTGGGGCTGTCGTGTTCAACAGTCTCGGCTTTGTCTCTCTGCTTTCACTGCCGAAGAATCGTCAGTATGACGGCCGTAGCGAGGACGAACCCGATCGAATTGATCCACGAGAAGCCAGCAGAGTCATCCGCGATCAACTGATGCGACCGCCATTGCGGTCGCTGGTGCTGTACTGTGGACTCTTCTACGCCATCATGGGCGTTGGCCACACCTACGTACAACCGATGGCGATCGAGACGCTTACCCCCTACGCCACTTCGGTCGGTGTTCAACTCCCCGCTGACACCACGAGTGCGACTGCCACAGCGCGTTCAGGCGAGGCGGGCGCTGCAGTGGCGCTCGGGTTGGGCCTCCTGTACGCCGTCCTGACCGCGATTTCGTCAGCCGGTGGCTACTATGCCGGTGCAGTCGAGGACCGGATCGGTGTCCGTCGAACCGTGCTGCTCGTACCAACCGTGACAGCCGTCATACTCGTAGTTCCAACCCAGCTTGCAGTACTGGCACTCCCGATGTTTGCAGTGATGCGGACCTCGGTACCGCTCGTCCAGCCCATCGCAAACGGCTATATTAACGACCACGTCGAGGAAGTCGGACGAGCGACGTTACTCTCTGCCGTGTCAATGTTTTACATGACGCTCCGGACTCCGCTAGCGCTGGGAGCCGGACTGGTGGCCGATGCGAGCACAGCAACCACGGCAATTGCGATGCTCGGAGGCGTGTTCCTCGTCATCGGTGGCGCTGTGTGGCTGCTCGGTGAGGTCGCACCCGAAAGCAGAGCGACCATCGGGGAGCAATCCGGCCCTCCAGTGTCGTAG
- a CDS encoding ATP-binding cassette domain-containing protein yields MNEQHQRDQSSITIEAQNVGFTYPDGTEAVQNVSFTVPQGEFFGFLGPNGAGKTTTIKTLVTLLRPTDGQILVNGIDVTEHPRAVRASIGYTAQDTSIDPQLTARENMTLACEAYHVPKPQRTERIDELLELVDLADVADKRADTFSGGMKKRLDVATSLVHEPPLVFLDEPTTGLDPRARLRLWEYFRRINERGTTIFLTTQYLEEADHLCSRLAVIADGEFVASGSPDDLKAQIGGDSLDITLEETPAMTADQACAVIESSGLLIGGESVGTTADGIVVTSPRARAIGTDVLVALREAGATVTGFTVRSPSLDDVFLHYTGGTLTDTTERPPATVGKQSNTEKTEVVQ; encoded by the coding sequence ATGAATGAACAACATCAGAGAGATCAATCTTCGATTACAATCGAAGCACAAAATGTTGGGTTCACGTATCCGGACGGCACCGAAGCAGTACAGAACGTGAGCTTTACAGTTCCACAGGGTGAGTTCTTTGGCTTTCTTGGGCCGAACGGCGCGGGAAAAACCACGACAATCAAGACGCTCGTGACCCTGCTCCGACCGACCGACGGACAGATTTTGGTGAACGGGATCGATGTCACCGAACATCCACGTGCGGTGCGTGCGTCAATCGGGTATACAGCCCAGGACACGAGTATCGATCCACAGCTTACTGCACGCGAGAACATGACGCTCGCCTGCGAAGCCTACCACGTCCCAAAGCCACAGCGAACAGAGCGAATCGACGAGCTGCTCGAACTCGTCGATCTCGCTGACGTGGCCGATAAGCGTGCAGATACGTTTTCTGGCGGGATGAAAAAGCGTCTCGACGTCGCCACCAGTCTCGTCCACGAGCCACCACTCGTGTTCCTCGATGAGCCGACCACGGGTCTCGATCCAAGAGCTCGCCTGCGTCTGTGGGAGTATTTCCGGCGCATCAACGAACGAGGGACGACGATTTTCCTCACGACCCAGTACCTAGAGGAGGCCGACCATCTCTGTTCGCGCCTCGCAGTGATCGCTGACGGTGAATTCGTCGCCAGCGGCTCTCCCGACGACCTCAAAGCGCAGATCGGTGGTGACAGCCTCGATATTACCCTTGAAGAGACACCCGCGATGACCGCCGATCAGGCGTGCGCCGTTATCGAGTCGTCAGGACTCCTCATCGGTGGTGAGTCGGTCGGAACCACTGCGGATGGAATCGTCGTCACCTCTCCGCGTGCCAGAGCGATCGGGACTGACGTACTCGTTGCGCTGCGTGAGGCCGGTGCCACCGTCACGGGATTCACAGTTCGATCACCGTCGCTCGATGATGTGTTTCTTCACTACACCGGTGGGACGCTCACAGACACCACCGAGCGGCCTCCAGCCACGGTCGGAAAGCAGTCGAACACCGAGAAGACGGAGGTCGTTCAATGA
- a CDS encoding ABC transporter permease, with translation MSTVTRTDADVSVRGGAIADTWSSFKRWMLKNLRNPYIVFFTLVQPIVWLVLFTQVFESIARLPGFESGSYLAFFAPAVVIQIALFAATSSGINLVYDMREGVFNKLLASPIHRTAMFVGKALAEAVVTTAQVVIVLVLALVLGTTIATGFLGALSIIVIALLFSLGFAALSNIVALITQDEDATILVTNFLSLPLLFVSTAFLPKTLLPKWVQTVSTVNPVTYGVDAIRVLMLDGWVWSVLGPSLAGLVVFDLVFGAIAVVLMRRATDATPR, from the coding sequence ATGAGCACAGTCACTCGGACCGATGCGGACGTATCGGTTCGTGGAGGAGCAATCGCTGACACGTGGTCGTCGTTCAAACGATGGATGCTCAAAAACCTCCGGAACCCGTATATCGTGTTCTTCACGCTGGTGCAACCGATCGTCTGGCTCGTGTTGTTCACACAGGTGTTCGAGTCGATTGCGCGACTCCCTGGCTTCGAGAGCGGTAGTTATCTCGCGTTTTTTGCGCCAGCGGTCGTTATCCAGATTGCGCTGTTCGCCGCTACCAGTTCGGGGATCAATCTCGTGTACGATATGCGCGAAGGCGTCTTCAATAAGCTTCTCGCGTCGCCGATCCACCGCACGGCGATGTTCGTCGGGAAAGCCCTCGCTGAGGCCGTCGTGACGACAGCACAGGTCGTGATCGTCCTCGTACTCGCGTTGGTGTTGGGAACGACCATCGCGACCGGCTTCCTCGGTGCTCTCAGTATCATCGTGATTGCGCTCCTGTTCAGTCTCGGATTCGCTGCGTTATCGAACATCGTTGCGCTAATAACCCAAGACGAGGACGCGACGATCCTCGTGACAAACTTCCTCTCGCTACCGCTGTTGTTCGTCAGCACAGCGTTTCTCCCGAAAACTCTACTACCGAAGTGGGTACAGACCGTGAGTACGGTCAACCCGGTGACCTATGGGGTCGATGCGATTCGGGTACTCATGCTCGATGGCTGGGTCTGGAGCGTACTCGGACCGTCACTTGCCGGACTCGTTGTCTTCGATCTAGTATTTGGCGCGATTGCGGTGGTGTTGATGAGGCGAGCAACAGACGCCACACCCCGCTGA